The genomic stretch CGAAGAGAACGATGTTGATGTTTCGGAGCAACTCCGGCAGCTAGAGACGCGGGCCAGCCAACTCCGCCAGGAAATCTTCAGCAGTCTAACGCCCTCTCAGCGTCTGCAGGTGGCGCGGCATCCGCGTCGTCCCAGCACCCTCGACTACATTCAGTCGATGACTGATGAATGGATTGAGCTGCATGGCGATCGCTGCACGGGGGTGGATGATAAGGCCTTGGTGGGTGGCATTGGTCGGCTGGATGGTCGGCCGATTATGATGCTAGGACACCAAAAAGGACGCGATACCAAGGATAACGTCGCCCGCAACTTTGGCATGGCCTCCCCCGGTGGCTACCGGAAGGCCATGCGGTTGATGAACCATGCCAACCGCTTTGGTATGCCCATCCTCACCTTTATTGACACCCCCGGAGCCTATCCAGGTGTGGAAGGAGAACGGTTGGGGCAGGGGGAAGCGATCGCCTATAACCTCCGGGAAATGTTTCGCCTCGACGTGCCCATCCTCTGCACCGTGATTGGGGAAGGTGGCTCCGGTGGTGCCCTAGGCGTGGGCGTGGGCGATCGCCTGTTGATGTTTGAGCATTC from Candidatus Obscuribacterales bacterium encodes the following:
- a CDS encoding acetyl-CoA carboxylase carboxyltransferase subunit alpha, with the protein product MATPERKPILLDFEKPLVELESRIDQIRSLAEENDVDVSEQLRQLETRASQLRQEIFSSLTPSQRLQVARHPRRPSTLDYIQSMTDEWIELHGDRCTGVDDKALVGGIGRLDGRPIMMLGHQKGRDTKDNVARNFGMASPGGYRKAMRLMNHANRFGMPILTFIDTPGAYPGVEGERLGQGEAIAYNLREMFRLDVPILCTVIGEGGSGGALGVGVGDRLLMFEHSVYTVASPEACAAILWKDAGKSPQAAEALRITAKDLKNLGILDEIVPEPIGGAHSDPVAATSSLKAALLRHLADLNRMTSVERREQRYQKFRQIGVFQVPAA